The following are from one region of the Bradyrhizobium sediminis genome:
- the rpsG gene encoding 30S ribosomal protein S7: MSRRHSAEKREVNPDPKFGNIIITKFMNSIMYDGKKSAAESIVYGALEMIETKTKQGPLPVFEQALENVMPTIEVRSRRVGGATYQVPVEVRSVRRQALGIRWIITAARERNEKTMTERLSAELLDASNGRGNAVKKREDVHRMAEANRAFSHYRW, from the coding sequence ATGTCTCGTCGCCATTCTGCTGAAAAGCGTGAAGTGAACCCGGATCCGAAGTTCGGGAACATCATCATCACGAAGTTCATGAATTCGATCATGTATGACGGCAAGAAGTCTGCCGCCGAGAGCATCGTCTATGGCGCGCTCGAAATGATCGAGACCAAGACCAAGCAGGGTCCTTTGCCGGTTTTCGAGCAGGCTCTGGAAAACGTGATGCCGACCATCGAAGTGCGGTCGCGCCGCGTCGGTGGCGCTACCTATCAGGTGCCGGTGGAAGTGCGTTCGGTGCGCCGTCAGGCGCTCGGAATTCGCTGGATTATCACGGCGGCGCGCGAGCGCAACGAAAAGACGATGACGGAGCGGCTCTCGGCCGAGCTGCTTGACGCGTCGAATGGCAGGGGGAACGCCGTCAAGAAGCGTGAAGACGTGCACCGGATGGCGGAAGCCAACCGTGCCTTCTCACACTATCGCTGGTAA
- the fusA gene encoding elongation factor G, with translation MPRVHAIENYRNFGIMAHIDAGKTTTTERILYYTGKSHKIGEVHEGAATMDWMEQEQERGITITSAATTAFWNGKRLNIIDTPGHVDFTIEVERSLRVLDGAVCVLDSNQGVEPQTETVWRQGDKYKVPRIVFANKMDKTGADFYKCLDDIVDRLGAKPIAIQLPIGAENNFKGLVDLVRMKGVIWEDEALGANFKDIDIPADLADKAKEYREKMLEAAVELDDDALAAYLDGKEPDEATLKRLIRKAVLTGAFFPVLCGSAFKNKGVQPLLDAVVDYLPSPVDVPAIKGVDDDGNEVVRLPNDAEPLALLAFKIMDDPFVGTITFCRIYSGTLLSGTGVVNSTRDRKERIGRMLLMHANNREDIKEAYAGDIVALAGLKEARTGDTLCDSNKPVILEKMEFPEPVIEIAIEPKSKADQEKLGVALAKLAAEDPSFRVSTDLESGQTILKGMGELHLDIKVDILRRTYKVDANIGAPQVAFRERVTKRAEVDYTHKKQTGGTGQFARVKFVVEPNEPGKGFEFESKIVGGAVPKEYIPGVEKGLNSVLTSGVVAGFPVVDVKVQLVDGAYHDVDSSALAFEIASRAAFRDALQKGKSVLLEPIMKVEVVTPEDYTGSVIGDLNSRRGQIQGQDMRGNANVINAMVPLMNMFGYVNNLRSMSQGRATFTMQFDHYAEAPANVSAEVQKKFA, from the coding sequence ATGCCCCGCGTTCATGCCATAGAGAACTACCGCAACTTCGGTATCATGGCGCATATCGATGCCGGCAAGACCACGACCACCGAGCGCATTCTCTATTATACCGGCAAGAGCCACAAAATCGGCGAAGTGCACGAAGGTGCCGCGACGATGGACTGGATGGAGCAGGAGCAGGAGCGCGGCATCACCATTACGTCGGCCGCCACTACCGCGTTCTGGAACGGCAAGCGCCTCAACATCATCGACACCCCCGGCCACGTCGACTTCACCATTGAAGTCGAGCGTTCGCTGCGCGTGCTCGACGGCGCCGTATGCGTGCTCGATTCGAACCAGGGCGTTGAGCCGCAGACTGAAACCGTCTGGCGCCAGGGCGACAAGTACAAGGTTCCGCGCATCGTCTTCGCCAACAAGATGGATAAGACTGGCGCCGACTTCTACAAATGCCTCGACGATATCGTCGACCGTCTCGGCGCCAAGCCGATTGCGATCCAGCTGCCGATCGGCGCGGAGAACAACTTCAAGGGCCTGGTCGATCTGGTCCGCATGAAGGGCGTGATCTGGGAAGACGAGGCGCTCGGCGCCAACTTCAAGGACATCGATATTCCTGCCGACCTCGCCGACAAGGCGAAGGAATACCGCGAGAAGATGCTGGAAGCCGCCGTCGAGCTCGATGACGACGCGCTGGCCGCCTATCTCGACGGCAAGGAGCCCGACGAGGCGACCTTGAAGCGGCTGATCCGCAAGGCGGTGCTGACCGGTGCGTTCTTCCCGGTGCTGTGCGGCTCGGCGTTCAAGAACAAGGGCGTCCAGCCGCTGCTCGACGCGGTGGTGGATTATCTGCCGTCGCCAGTCGACGTGCCCGCCATCAAGGGCGTCGATGATGACGGCAATGAAGTCGTTCGCCTGCCGAACGACGCGGAGCCGCTGGCGCTGCTCGCGTTCAAGATCATGGACGATCCCTTCGTCGGCACCATCACCTTCTGCCGCATCTATTCCGGCACGCTGCTTTCGGGCACCGGCGTCGTCAACTCGACGCGCGACCGCAAGGAACGTATCGGCCGCATGCTGTTGATGCATGCCAACAACCGCGAAGACATCAAGGAAGCCTATGCCGGCGACATCGTCGCGCTGGCTGGCCTGAAGGAAGCCCGCACCGGCGATACGTTGTGCGATTCGAACAAGCCGGTGATTCTGGAAAAGATGGAATTCCCCGAGCCGGTCATCGAGATCGCGATCGAGCCGAAGTCGAAGGCCGACCAGGAAAAGCTCGGCGTCGCGCTGGCGAAGCTGGCCGCCGAAGATCCGTCGTTCCGGGTTTCGACCGACCTGGAATCCGGCCAGACCATCCTCAAGGGCATGGGCGAACTCCATCTCGACATCAAGGTCGACATCCTGCGCCGTACCTACAAGGTCGACGCCAACATCGGCGCGCCGCAGGTGGCGTTCCGTGAGCGCGTCACCAAGCGCGCGGAAGTCGATTACACCCACAAGAAGCAGACCGGCGGTACCGGCCAGTTCGCGCGGGTCAAGTTCGTCGTCGAGCCCAACGAGCCGGGCAAGGGATTCGAATTCGAATCCAAGATCGTCGGCGGCGCAGTGCCGAAGGAATACATCCCCGGCGTCGAAAAGGGCCTCAACAGCGTGCTGACTTCGGGCGTGGTCGCCGGCTTCCCGGTGGTCGACGTCAAGGTCCAGCTGGTGGACGGCGCCTATCACGACGTCGACTCCTCGGCGCTGGCCTTCGAAATCGCATCGCGCGCGGCGTTCCGCGACGCGCTGCAAAAGGGCAAGTCGGTCCTGCTCGAGCCGATCATGAAGGTCGAAGTGGTGACCCCGGAAGACTACACCGGTTCGGTCATCGGCGACCTCAACTCGCGGCGCGGCCAGATCCAGGGTCAGGACATGCGCGGCAACGCCAACGTCATCAATGCGATGGTGCCGCTCATGAACATGTTCGGTTACGTGAATAACCTGCGCTCGATGAGCCAGGGGCGCGCAACCTTTACGATGCAGTTCGATCACTACGCGGAAGCGCCGGCGAACGTGTCGGCGGAAGTCCAGAAGAAGTTTGCCTGA
- the tuf gene encoding elongation factor Tu: MAKAKFERTKPHCNIGTIGHVDHGKTSLTAAITKVLAETGGATFTAYDQIDKAPEEKARGITISTAHVEYETKNRHYAHVDCPGHADYVKNMITGAAQMDGAILVVSAADGPMPQTREHILLAKQVGVPAMVVFLNKCDMVDDPELLELVELEVRELLSKYDFPGDKIPIIKGSALAALEDKDKKLGHDAVLELMAAVDSYIPQPERPVDQPFLMPVEDVFSISGRGTVVTGRVERGIIKVGEEIEIVGLRDTQKTIVTGVEMFRKLLDQGQAGDNIGALLRGTKREEVERGQVLCKPGSVKPHTKFKASAYILTKEEGGRHTPFFTNYRPQFYFRTTDVTGVVHLPEGTEMVMPGDNISMEVHLIVPIAMEQNLRFAIREGGRTVGAGVVASIIE, translated from the coding sequence ATGGCCAAAGCAAAGTTTGAACGTACTAAACCGCACTGCAACATCGGCACCATCGGTCACGTCGACCACGGCAAGACGTCGCTGACGGCGGCGATCACCAAGGTGCTGGCGGAAACCGGCGGTGCGACGTTCACCGCGTACGACCAGATCGACAAGGCGCCGGAAGAGAAGGCGCGCGGCATCACGATCTCGACCGCACACGTCGAATACGAGACCAAGAACCGGCATTACGCCCACGTCGACTGTCCGGGCCACGCCGACTACGTCAAGAACATGATCACCGGTGCGGCGCAGATGGACGGCGCGATCCTGGTGGTGTCCGCGGCCGACGGCCCGATGCCCCAGACCCGCGAGCACATCCTGCTGGCCAAGCAGGTCGGCGTTCCCGCCATGGTCGTGTTCCTCAACAAGTGCGACATGGTCGACGATCCGGAACTGCTCGAACTGGTTGAGCTGGAAGTCCGCGAACTGCTGTCGAAGTACGATTTTCCCGGCGACAAGATCCCGATCATCAAGGGATCGGCGCTGGCGGCGCTGGAAGACAAGGACAAGAAGCTCGGTCACGACGCCGTGCTGGAACTGATGGCGGCGGTCGACAGCTATATTCCGCAGCCGGAGCGTCCGGTCGACCAGCCATTCCTGATGCCGGTGGAAGACGTGTTCTCGATCTCGGGCCGCGGCACGGTGGTGACCGGTCGCGTCGAGCGCGGCATCATCAAGGTCGGCGAAGAAATCGAGATCGTCGGTCTGCGCGATACCCAGAAGACCATCGTCACCGGCGTGGAAATGTTCCGCAAGCTGCTCGACCAGGGCCAGGCCGGCGACAACATCGGCGCGCTGCTGCGCGGCACCAAGCGCGAGGAAGTCGAGCGCGGTCAGGTGCTGTGCAAGCCGGGTTCGGTGAAGCCGCACACCAAGTTCAAGGCTTCGGCCTACATCCTCACCAAGGAGGAGGGCGGCCGTCACACTCCGTTCTTCACCAACTACCGGCCTCAGTTCTACTTCCGCACCACCGACGTGACCGGTGTCGTGCATCTGCCGGAAGGCACCGAGATGGTGATGCCGGGCGACAACATTTCGATGGAAGTGCACCTGATCGTGCCGATCGCGATGGAACAGAACCTGCGCTTCGCGATCCGCGAAGGCGGCCGCACCGTCGGTGCCGGCGTCGTCGCAAGCATCATCGAGTAA
- the rpsJ gene encoding 30S ribosomal protein S10, translating into MNGQNIRIRLKAFDHRILDSSTREIVNTAKRTGAQVRGPIPLPTRIEKFTVNRSPHVDKKSREQFEMRTHKRLLDIVDPTPQTVDALMKLDLAAGVDVEIKL; encoded by the coding sequence ATGAACGGCCAGAATATCCGCATCCGTCTCAAGGCGTTCGACCATCGAATTCTCGATTCGTCGACGCGTGAGATCGTGAACACGGCGAAACGGACCGGTGCTCAGGTTCGCGGACCCATTCCGCTGCCCACCCGCATCGAGAAGTTCACCGTCAACCGTTCGCCGCACGTCGACAAGAAGAGCCGCGAGCAATTCGAGATGCGCACGCACAAGCGTCTTCTCGACATTGTCGATCCGACCCCGCAGACCGTCGATGCTTTGATGAAGCTCGATCTGGCCGCCGGCGTCGACGTCGAAATCAAGCTCTAA
- the rplC gene encoding 50S ribosomal protein L3, protein MRSGVIAQKVGMTRVFTETGEHIPVTVLKLGNCQVLGHRTTEKNGYVALQLGSGTRKTVYLPKAERGQFAVAKVEPKRKVTEFRVSQDALIPVGAEIQADHFVVGQFVDVTGTSVGKGFAGGMKRWNFGGLRATHGVSVSHRSIGSTGGRQDPGKTFKNKKMPGHMGVDRITTLNLRVVQTDVERGLILVEGAVPGSKGGWIAVRDAVKKPLPKDAPKPGKFKVVGGEQAAEAPAEQEGV, encoded by the coding sequence ATGCGCTCCGGAGTGATCGCACAAAAGGTCGGGATGACGCGGGTCTTTACGGAGACCGGCGAACATATCCCTGTGACCGTGCTGAAGCTGGGCAACTGCCAGGTGTTGGGCCACCGCACGACCGAGAAGAACGGTTATGTCGCGTTGCAGCTCGGCTCGGGCACCCGCAAGACGGTCTATCTGCCGAAGGCGGAGCGCGGCCAGTTCGCGGTCGCCAAGGTCGAGCCCAAGCGAAAAGTCACCGAGTTCCGCGTGTCGCAGGACGCGCTGATCCCGGTCGGCGCCGAGATTCAGGCGGACCATTTCGTGGTCGGCCAGTTCGTCGACGTCACCGGCACCTCGGTCGGCAAGGGTTTCGCCGGCGGCATGAAGCGCTGGAATTTCGGCGGCTTGCGCGCCACCCACGGTGTCTCGGTTTCGCATCGTTCGATCGGTTCGACCGGCGGACGCCAGGATCCCGGCAAGACCTTCAAGAACAAGAAGATGCCCGGCCACATGGGCGTCGATCGTATCACTACGCTTAATCTGCGCGTTGTGCAGACCGACGTCGAGCGCGGCCTGATCCTCGTCGAGGGCGCCGTTCCCGGCTCCAAGGGCGGATGGATCGCGGTGCGCGATGCCGTGAAGAAGCCGCTGCCGAAGGATGCTCCGAAGCCCGGCAAGTTCAAGGTCGTGGGCGGCGAGCAGGCTGCGGAAGCGCCGGCCGAGCAGGAGGGCGTGTGA
- the rplD gene encoding 50S ribosomal protein L4, with product MELKVTTLEGKAAGSVQLSDEIFGLEPRKDIIQRCVQWQLNKRQAGTHKAQGRADVWRTGKKMYKQKGTGGARHGSARVPQFRGGGRAFGPVVRSHATDLPKKVRALALKHALSAKAKDGGLIVIESATLEAAKTKALIGHFSGLGLTNALIIDGAQVHDGFAIAARNIPNIDVLPVQGINVYDILRRQKLVLTKAALDALEARFK from the coding sequence ATGGAATTGAAAGTCACAACGCTTGAAGGCAAGGCGGCTGGTTCGGTTCAGCTGTCGGACGAGATCTTCGGTCTCGAGCCGCGCAAGGACATCATCCAGCGCTGTGTGCAGTGGCAGCTCAACAAGCGGCAGGCCGGCACCCACAAGGCCCAGGGCCGCGCCGACGTCTGGCGCACCGGCAAGAAGATGTACAAGCAGAAGGGCACCGGCGGTGCCCGTCACGGCTCGGCCCGCGTGCCGCAGTTCCGCGGCGGCGGTCGTGCCTTCGGTCCGGTGGTTCGTTCCCACGCCACCGACCTGCCGAAGAAGGTTCGCGCGCTCGCGCTCAAGCATGCGCTGTCGGCCAAGGCCAAGGACGGCGGCCTGATCGTGATCGAATCGGCGACGCTGGAGGCCGCCAAGACCAAGGCGCTGATCGGGCATTTCTCGGGTCTCGGCCTGACCAATGCGCTGATCATCGACGGCGCCCAGGTTCATGACGGATTCGCCATCGCCGCCCGCAACATTCCGAACATCGACGTGCTGCCGGTCCAGGGCATCAACGTCTATGACATTCTGCGTCGTCAAAAGCTGGTGCTGACCAAGGCGGCGCTCGATGCGTTGGAGGCGCGCTTCAAATGA
- a CDS encoding 50S ribosomal protein L23 has translation MKNIDPRHYDIIVSPVVTEKATMASEHNKVVFKVAAKATKPQIKEAVEKLFDVKVKSVNTLVRKGKTKVFRGTFGSQSDVKRAIVTLEEGHRIDVTTGL, from the coding sequence ATGAAGAATATCGATCCGCGCCACTACGACATCATCGTCTCGCCGGTCGTGACCGAAAAGGCGACCATGGCGTCCGAGCACAACAAGGTGGTGTTCAAGGTCGCGGCCAAGGCGACCAAGCCGCAAATCAAGGAAGCCGTCGAGAAGCTGTTCGACGTCAAGGTCAAGAGCGTGAACACGCTGGTGCGCAAGGGCAAGACCAAGGTCTTCCGCGGCACCTTCGGTTCGCAGTCGGACGTGAAGCGCGCGATCGTGACCCTCGAAGAGGGCCACCGCATCGACGTCACCACCGGGCTATAA
- the rplB gene encoding 50S ribosomal protein L2, translating to MALKKFNPTTPGQRQLVMVDRSALYKGKPVKALTEGKQSSGGRNNTGRMVVRFRGGGHKQSYRIVDFKRTKVDMPATVERLEYDPNRTAFIALLKYTDGTQSYILAPQRLAVGDTVIAGNYVDVKPGNVMPLGNMPIGTIVHNVELKIGKGGQIARSAGTYAQLVGRDHDYVIVRLNSGEQRLVHGRCTGTIGAVSNPDHMNISIGKAGRNRWLGRKPHNRGVSMNPVDHPHGGGEGRTSGGRHPVTPWGKPTKGKKTRTNKSTNRFILISRHKRKK from the coding sequence ATGGCATTGAAAAAATTCAACCCCACGACGCCGGGCCAGCGCCAGCTGGTGATGGTCGATCGTTCGGCGCTCTACAAGGGCAAGCCGGTCAAGGCTCTGACCGAGGGCAAGCAGTCCTCGGGCGGCCGCAACAACACCGGCCGCATGGTCGTGCGTTTCCGCGGCGGCGGCCACAAGCAGTCCTATCGCATCGTCGACTTCAAGCGCACCAAGGTCGACATGCCGGCGACGGTCGAGCGGTTGGAATACGATCCGAACCGCACCGCCTTCATCGCGCTCTTGAAGTACACCGACGGCACCCAGTCCTACATCCTGGCCCCGCAGCGCCTGGCAGTCGGCGACACCGTGATCGCCGGCAATTATGTCGACGTGAAGCCGGGCAATGTCATGCCGCTCGGCAACATGCCGATCGGCACCATCGTCCACAATGTCGAACTGAAGATCGGCAAGGGCGGCCAGATCGCCCGTTCGGCCGGCACCTATGCGCAGCTCGTCGGCCGCGACCATGATTACGTGATCGTCCGCCTCAATTCGGGCGAACAGCGCCTGGTTCACGGCCGCTGCACCGGCACCATCGGCGCAGTGTCGAATCCGGACCACATGAACATCTCGATCGGCAAGGCCGGTCGCAACCGCTGGCTCGGACGCAAGCCGCACAACCGCGGTGTCTCCATGAACCCGGTCGACCATCCGCATGGCGGCGGTGAAGGCCGCACCTCGGGCGGCCGTCACCCGGTGACCCCGTGGGGCAAGCCGACCAAGGGCAAGAAGACCCGCACCAACAAGTCGACCAACAGATTCATTCTCATCAGCCGCCACAAGCGGAAGAAGTAA
- the rpsS gene encoding 30S ribosomal protein S19, whose product MVRSVWKGPFVEGSLLKKADAARASGRHDVIKIWSRRSTILPQFVGLVFGVYNGQKHVPVSVNEEMVGHKFGEFSPTRTFHGHSGDKKAKKA is encoded by the coding sequence ATGGTTCGTTCAGTCTGGAAAGGCCCGTTCGTCGAAGGCTCTCTGCTCAAGAAAGCAGATGCCGCTCGCGCGTCCGGCCGTCATGACGTGATCAAGATCTGGAGCCGCCGCTCGACCATCCTGCCGCAGTTCGTCGGCCTGGTGTTCGGCGTCTACAACGGCCAGAAGCATGTGCCGGTATCGGTCAACGAGGAAATGGTGGGCCACAAGTTCGGCGAGTTCTCGCCGACCCGGACCTTCCACGGCCATTCTGGCGACAAGAAAGCCAAGAAGGCTTGA
- the rplV gene encoding 50S ribosomal protein L22 — MSKPKRERSLPDNEAKAIARMLRVSPQKLNLVAQLIRGRKASAALADLQFSRKRIAVDVKKCLESAIANAENNHDLEVDDLIVAEAHVGNGIVMKRFAPRGRGRSGRIFKPFSQLTIVVRQVEAEASA, encoded by the coding sequence ATGAGCAAACCTAAGCGCGAACGGAGCCTCCCGGATAACGAGGCCAAGGCAATCGCCCGAATGCTGCGGGTGAGCCCGCAGAAGCTCAACCTGGTCGCGCAATTGATCCGCGGCCGGAAGGCTTCGGCTGCGCTCGCCGACCTGCAGTTCTCGCGCAAGCGGATCGCGGTCGACGTCAAGAAGTGCCTGGAATCGGCGATCGCCAACGCCGAGAACAACCACGATCTCGAAGTCGACGATCTGATCGTCGCCGAGGCGCATGTCGGCAACGGCATCGTGATGAAGCGTTTCGCACCGCGCGGCCGTGGCCGCTCGGGCCGTATATTCAAACCGTTCTCGCAGCTGACGATCGTCGTTCGTCAGGTCGAGGCCGAGGCTAGCGCCTAA
- the rpsC gene encoding 30S ribosomal protein S3, protein MGQKINPIGLRLGINRTWDSRWFAGKNEYGKLLHEDVKIREILHKELKQAAVARIVIERPHKKCRVTIHSARPGVVIGKKGADIDKLRKRVADITASDVVINIVEIRKPELDATLVAESIAQQLERRVAFRRAMKRAVQSAMRLGAEGIRINCSGRLGGAEIARMEWYREGRVPLHTLRADIDYGVATAFTTFGTCGVKVWIFKGEILEHDPMAQDKKMAEGDTSRPRRDAA, encoded by the coding sequence ATGGGTCAAAAAATCAATCCAATCGGACTTCGTCTCGGCATCAACCGGACGTGGGATTCCCGTTGGTTCGCCGGCAAGAACGAATACGGCAAGCTGCTGCACGAGGATGTGAAAATCCGCGAGATCCTGCACAAGGAGCTCAAGCAGGCGGCGGTCGCCAGGATCGTGATCGAGCGTCCGCACAAGAAGTGCCGCGTGACGATTCACTCGGCGCGTCCCGGCGTCGTGATCGGCAAGAAGGGCGCCGACATCGACAAGCTGCGCAAGCGGGTTGCCGACATCACCGCCTCCGACGTCGTCATCAACATCGTCGAAATCCGCAAGCCGGAGCTCGACGCCACGCTGGTGGCCGAATCGATTGCGCAGCAGCTCGAGCGCCGCGTCGCGTTCCGCCGCGCCATGAAGCGCGCAGTGCAGTCGGCGATGCGTCTCGGGGCCGAGGGCATTCGTATCAACTGCTCGGGCCGTCTCGGCGGCGCCGAAATCGCGCGCATGGAATGGTATCGTGAGGGCCGCGTGCCGCTGCACACGCTGCGCGCCGACATCGATTACGGGGTGGCGACCGCGTTCACCACGTTCGGCACCTGCGGCGTCAAGGTCTGGATCTTCAAGGGCGAAATCCTCGAGCACGATCCGATGGCCCAGGACAAGAAGATGGCCGAAGGCGACACTTCGCGGCCGCGTCGCGACGCTGCCTGA
- the rplP gene encoding 50S ribosomal protein L16: protein MMQPKKTKFRKAHKGRIHGVATSGATLSFGQFGLKAMAPERLTARQIEAARRALTRHMKRAGRVWIRIFPDLPVSKKPAEVRMGSGKGTPELWVARVKPGRVIFEIDGVNVQTAKEALSLAAAKLPIKTRFVARIAE from the coding sequence ATGATGCAACCAAAGAAAACGAAGTTCCGGAAGGCGCATAAGGGCCGTATCCACGGCGTTGCGACTTCGGGCGCGACGTTGTCGTTCGGTCAGTTCGGCCTGAAGGCGATGGCGCCCGAGCGCCTCACCGCCCGCCAGATCGAAGCCGCGCGCCGCGCGCTGACCCGTCACATGAAGCGCGCCGGCCGCGTCTGGATCCGCATCTTCCCGGACCTGCCGGTGTCGAAGAAGCCTGCCGAAGTCCGCATGGGCTCCGGCAAGGGTACCCCGGAATTGTGGGTGGCGCGGGTCAAGCCCGGCCGCGTGATTTTCGAGATCGACGGCGTGAACGTGCAGACCGCCAAGGAAGCGCTGTCGCTTGCCGCCGCCAAGTTGCCGATCAAGACGCGCTTCGTCGCGCGCATTGCGGAGTAA
- the rpmC gene encoding 50S ribosomal protein L29 — protein MAEMKTADIRAMSADQMDDAVLNLKKERFNLRFQRATGQLENTSRLREARRDIARIKTIAAQKRDAKK, from the coding sequence ATGGCCGAGATGAAAACCGCCGATATCCGCGCAATGAGCGCCGATCAGATGGACGACGCCGTCCTCAATCTGAAGAAGGAGCGCTTCAACCTGCGCTTCCAGCGCGCCACCGGGCAGCTGGAGAACACCTCGCGGCTGCGTGAAGCCCGCCGCGACATCGCCCGCATCAAGACCATCGCCGCGCAGAAGCGCGACGCGAAGAAGTAA
- the rpsQ gene encoding 30S ribosomal protein S17, with protein MPKRTLQGVVVSDKQAKTVVVRVDRRFTHPIYKKTIRRSKNYHAHDENNEFKPGDLVWIEESKPISKLKRWTVVRGEQKKTA; from the coding sequence ATGCCGAAACGTACACTTCAGGGCGTGGTCGTCAGCGACAAGCAAGCCAAGACGGTTGTGGTGCGCGTCGATCGCCGCTTCACCCACCCGATCTACAAGAAGACGATCCGCCGCTCGAAAAACTATCACGCGCACGACGAGAACAACGAGTTCAAGCCTGGCGACTTGGTGTGGATCGAGGAGAGCAAGCCGATCTCGAAGTTGAAGCGCTGGACCGTGGTCCGGGGCGAACAGAAGAAAACGGCCTGA
- the rplN gene encoding 50S ribosomal protein L14 has protein sequence MIQMQTNLDVADNSGARRVMCIKVLGGSKRRYATVGDVIVVSIKEAIPRGKVKKGDVMKAVVVRVRKDIRRADGSVIRFDRNAAVLINNQSEPVGTRIFGPVPRELRAKNHMKIISLAPEVL, from the coding sequence ATGATTCAGATGCAGACCAACCTCGACGTGGCCGATAATTCAGGCGCACGCCGTGTCATGTGCATCAAGGTGCTTGGGGGCTCCAAGCGCCGCTATGCCACCGTGGGCGACGTTATTGTCGTGTCGATCAAGGAAGCGATTCCGCGCGGCAAGGTGAAGAAGGGCGACGTCATGAAGGCCGTGGTGGTGCGGGTCCGCAAGGACATTCGCCGCGCCGACGGCTCGGTCATCCGCTTCGACCGCAACGCCGCCGTGCTGATCAACAATCAGTCGGAGCCGGTCGGCACCCGTATCTTCGGGCCCGTGCCGCGCGAACTGCGTGCCAAGAACCACATGAAGATCATTTCGCTTGCGCCGGAGGTGCTGTGA
- the rplX gene encoding 50S ribosomal protein L24, with protein MAAKIRKGDKVIVLTGRDKGRTGEVFEVRPDANKALVRGINLVKRHQKQTQAQEGGIISKEAPIHLSNIAIVGKDGKPTRVGFKIQADGKKVRIAKSSGAEIDG; from the coding sequence ATGGCTGCCAAGATCCGGAAGGGTGACAAGGTCATCGTGCTGACCGGCCGCGACAAGGGTCGTACCGGCGAGGTGTTCGAGGTGCGTCCTGACGCCAACAAGGCGCTGGTCCGCGGGATCAACCTCGTGAAGCGTCACCAGAAGCAGACCCAGGCGCAGGAGGGCGGCATCATCTCGAAGGAGGCGCCGATCCACCTGTCCAACATCGCGATCGTCGGCAAGGACGGCAAGCCGACGCGCGTGGGCTTCAAGATTCAGGCCGATGGCAAGAAGGTACGTATTGCCAAGAGCTCGGGAGCAGAGATCGATGGCTGA
- the rplE gene encoding 50S ribosomal protein L5, whose amino-acid sequence MAETAYIPRLRAEYDKSIRGKLTEQFGYANVMQVPRLDKVVLNMGVGEAVNDRKKAELAAADLALIAGQKPVVTYSRVAIATFKLRENQPIGAKVTLRKAKMYEFIDRLINVALPRVRDFRGLNPKSFDGRGNYSLGIKEHIIFPEIDFDKMGETWGMDVTVCTTASTDDEARALLTAFNFPFRQ is encoded by the coding sequence ATGGCTGAGACCGCATACATCCCGCGCCTGCGCGCGGAATACGACAAGAGCATCCGCGGCAAGCTGACCGAGCAGTTCGGCTATGCCAACGTCATGCAGGTGCCGCGCCTGGACAAGGTCGTGCTCAACATGGGCGTCGGCGAGGCGGTCAATGACCGCAAGAAGGCCGAGCTAGCTGCGGCCGACCTCGCGCTGATCGCCGGCCAGAAGCCGGTCGTGACCTATTCGCGGGTCGCGATCGCGACCTTCAAGCTGCGCGAGAACCAGCCGATCGGCGCCAAGGTCACGCTGCGCAAGGCCAAGATGTATGAGTTCATCGACCGCCTGATCAACGTGGCGCTGCCGCGCGTGCGCGACTTCCGCGGCCTCAACCCGAAGAGCTTCGACGGCCGCGGCAACTATTCGCTCGGCATCAAGGAACACATCATTTTCCCCGAAATCGACTTCGACAAGATGGGGGAAACATGGGGCATGGACGTCACCGTATGCACCACGGCGAGCACCGACGACGAAGCACGTGCCTTGTTGACCGCATTCAATTTCCCGTTCCGGCAGTGA